One Owenweeksia hongkongensis DSM 17368 genomic region harbors:
- the porW gene encoding type IX secretion system periplasmic lipoprotein PorW/SprE → MAGCKKTKDTFTSRTFHRMVSKFNPLYNGQQAMVQGEAALKQAHRDDFNTILSVFQEGDKAAASNVKPTMDKAIEKAAKVIQEHSMMIRNDQKNTYVDDSYLLLGKARYYKREYLEALETFNYCVQQYPDSKDYEEARYWAARTETRLGNFISAKDKFEKMYRSERLPKKLKGDVFAAFGQLEIDQKHYSVAIQLLTQAVDKTKDRDSEIRWMFIIGQLHSALGNDFEASEMFKKVIKKGPPYELLFQAQLNRARNYDVDLQDPEVVMDDLRAMLKDDKNYDNRDQIYYVMAEVQAKLDEDGLEEDYLKESVRNSTINNNQKGMSYLKLAENNFDDKMYTVASAYYDSSFTNIDKENPRFDEVKRKKESLGELVKNLNIIITQDSLQMLANMGEKQRLRKIEEIVEKEQEAAEEKRREDEMRNSNPFAQEGSITANNQGAVKGGQWYFYNQSLRSVGVRDFTNQFGNRKLEDNWRRRDKETISDFDGGKSSDDDLEEGGDVTASAEEEANSKVQQYLANVPLTEEAMAKSHVMIIDAFINVGAIYKDNFQDYHQAEVELKELLKRYPDLELKSRVWYMLYRINVLAEDETDAQYYKNLIKQEFPDSEYARLVDGLVAGGEQDASKAKLYYIKTYKSFKESEYKKALKMSDSGAVAFGNTEQGPQFLMVKALSQGKVGKTESMIATLTVVSNQYASTEQGKEAARILAQIGSGKEEEAKVNEKPGSVATEQPEEKEEESPYKVTDNEQHKYILVVPNTKGLVSNMTIAIADFNKKYFKNSGLKTKAVYLNPSEQMILVSGLADKKEALSYVENITQQKVASKGLGGAAVKHFVISNTNFQTFYSTKDFEGYESYYKENYIK, encoded by the coding sequence TTGGCCGGCTGTAAAAAAACGAAAGACACTTTTACGAGCCGTACTTTTCACCGTATGGTATCCAAGTTTAATCCATTGTATAATGGTCAGCAGGCTATGGTACAGGGCGAGGCCGCACTAAAGCAGGCGCATCGCGATGATTTCAACACTATACTTTCGGTATTTCAGGAGGGTGATAAAGCTGCGGCTTCTAATGTAAAGCCTACAATGGATAAGGCCATTGAAAAAGCGGCCAAGGTCATTCAGGAGCACTCTATGATGATTCGCAATGACCAAAAGAACACTTATGTGGATGATAGTTATCTGCTTTTGGGAAAAGCCAGATACTACAAACGTGAGTATTTGGAGGCACTTGAAACATTTAATTATTGTGTGCAGCAATACCCAGATTCAAAAGATTATGAAGAAGCACGCTATTGGGCGGCACGCACCGAAACACGTTTGGGGAACTTTATCAGTGCTAAGGATAAGTTTGAAAAAATGTATCGAAGTGAGCGACTTCCAAAAAAATTGAAGGGAGATGTTTTTGCGGCTTTTGGCCAATTGGAGATTGATCAAAAACATTACTCTGTGGCTATACAGCTGCTTACCCAGGCGGTGGATAAAACAAAGGACCGGGATAGTGAAATTCGATGGATGTTTATTATCGGTCAGCTGCATTCTGCACTGGGCAATGATTTTGAGGCGAGTGAAATGTTTAAGAAGGTGATCAAAAAAGGCCCTCCTTACGAACTGCTTTTTCAAGCACAGCTAAATCGCGCACGTAATTATGACGTAGATCTACAGGATCCGGAAGTTGTGATGGACGACTTGCGAGCTATGCTGAAGGATGATAAAAATTATGATAATCGTGATCAGATTTATTATGTGATGGCTGAGGTGCAAGCCAAGCTTGATGAAGACGGCTTGGAAGAAGACTATTTAAAAGAATCAGTTCGCAATAGCACCATCAATAATAATCAAAAAGGGATGAGCTATTTGAAGTTGGCCGAAAACAATTTTGATGATAAAATGTACACAGTGGCTTCTGCCTATTACGATAGCTCCTTTACCAACATTGATAAAGAAAACCCACGCTTTGATGAGGTAAAAAGGAAAAAGGAAAGCTTGGGTGAGTTGGTGAAAAACCTGAACATTATTATTACCCAAGACAGCCTACAGATGCTAGCCAATATGGGCGAAAAGCAACGCTTGCGCAAAATAGAAGAGATAGTAGAAAAGGAACAAGAAGCTGCTGAAGAAAAAAGAAGGGAGGACGAAATGCGAAACTCGAATCCTTTTGCACAGGAAGGCTCTATTACAGCAAATAACCAAGGTGCAGTAAAGGGTGGTCAATGGTATTTTTACAATCAAAGCTTGCGATCGGTGGGCGTGCGTGATTTTACAAACCAGTTTGGAAACCGAAAGCTGGAAGATAACTGGCGAAGAAGAGATAAGGAAACGATAAGTGACTTTGACGGAGGCAAAAGTAGCGATGACGATCTTGAAGAAGGAGGCGATGTGACGGCCTCTGCTGAAGAGGAAGCGAACAGTAAAGTGCAGCAGTATTTGGCAAATGTTCCACTTACTGAAGAGGCAATGGCCAAAAGCCATGTGATGATAATAGATGCATTCATAAATGTGGGAGCTATTTATAAGGATAACTTTCAGGATTATCACCAAGCTGAAGTGGAGCTCAAAGAACTCCTAAAACGATACCCGGACTTGGAACTAAAAAGCCGTGTGTGGTATATGCTGTATCGCATAAATGTGCTGGCCGAAGATGAAACGGATGCTCAGTATTATAAGAACTTAATTAAACAGGAGTTTCCCGATTCTGAATATGCTCGCCTAGTGGATGGCTTGGTAGCTGGAGGTGAGCAAGATGCTTCTAAAGCCAAGTTGTATTACATAAAAACCTACAAGTCTTTTAAAGAAAGCGAATACAAAAAGGCGTTAAAGATGTCTGATTCAGGAGCGGTGGCTTTTGGTAATACAGAGCAAGGCCCACAGTTTTTGATGGTAAAAGCATTGAGCCAGGGAAAGGTAGGAAAAACGGAAAGTATGATAGCTACACTTACTGTGGTGAGCAATCAGTATGCAAGTACCGAGCAAGGAAAAGAAGCTGCGCGAATCTTAGCACAAATAGGAAGTGGTAAGGAAGAAGAGGCTAAGGTCAACGAAAAGCCGGGATCCGTGGCTACAGAACAACCTGAAGAAAAGGAAGAAGAGTCACCTTATAAGGTAACCGATAATGAGCAACACAAGTATATTTTGGTAGTGCCCAATACCAAAGGTTTAGTGAGTAATATGACCATAGCTATAGCAGATTTTAATAAGAAGTATTTTAAAAACTCTGGCCTGAAAACAAAGGCGGTGTATTTAAATCCTTCAGAGCAAATGATATTAGTGAGTGGTCTGGCAGATAAGAAGGAAGCGCTTAGTTATGTGGAGAATATAACGCAGCAAAAAGTGGCTAGCAAAGGTTTGGGAGGGGCAGCCGTAAAACATTTTGTAATTTCGAACACTAATTTTCAAACCTTCTACAGCACAAAAGATTTTGAAGGGTACGAGTCATATTATAAGGAGAATTACATAAAGTAA
- a CDS encoding bactofilin family protein → MIKKNRDVTDANQASNRILAGTNIEGEVHSNGDIRVDGSLKGTISISGKLVIGENGSVEGDIKCAYATVSGKLKGKVEVSELLSLQATAIVNGEVQTNKLSVEPGAEFSGSCNMGSVVRKMKNDESAGNRSEKSKEEASA, encoded by the coding sequence ATGATTAAGAAAAATAGGGACGTAACAGATGCAAACCAAGCAAGCAATCGGATATTGGCCGGAACCAATATTGAAGGCGAGGTGCATTCAAACGGAGATATTAGAGTAGATGGATCACTAAAAGGAACCATTAGCATTAGCGGAAAATTGGTGATTGGCGAAAACGGATCTGTAGAAGGTGACATTAAGTGTGCTTACGCCACCGTTTCTGGTAAGCTGAAGGGCAAGGTTGAGGTAAGTGAATTGCTATCACTACAAGCCACGGCTATAGTAAATGGAGAGGTGCAAACCAATAAACTATCTGTAGAGCCTGGTGCTGAGTTCAGCGGATCATGTAATATGGGATCGGTAGTAAGAAAGATGAAGAATGATGAATCAGCAGGAAACCGATCAGAAAAATCAAAAGAAGAAGCCTCAGCTTAA
- a CDS encoding AtpZ/AtpI family protein, translated as MNQQETDQKNQKKKPQLNSYIKYSTLAFQMGGIIVAGVLLGSWLDKRNANETPWFTIGIGLFSIFAALYLTLRDFLKK; from the coding sequence ATGAATCAGCAGGAAACCGATCAGAAAAATCAAAAGAAGAAGCCTCAGCTTAATTCTTATATAAAATACTCCACTTTGGCATTCCAGATGGGGGGTATAATTGTGGCTGGAGTATTGTTGGGCTCTTGGCTAGACAAGCGCAACGCTAATGAAACACCATGGTTTACCATAGGCATTGGATTGTTTTCAATCTTTGCAGCACTCTATCTCACCCTTCGCGATTTTCTAAAAAAGTAA
- the atpB gene encoding F0F1 ATP synthase subunit A: MSKYLKLSSLAVFMLLLGFSSNLQAQDKNEHNLEDRAAEKVDLDHSQLDEHHEEAAHGDEEGEFDPAEMILHHIGDTHGFHVYGEGHDAVSVALPVILWTDNGLVTFMSSAFHHDIEGREVVERNGMRFVNLHEHIFMLEEGATTLELDDEHHPVNASAPVDLSITKNVFTLLMSAVFLCLIFIPVGGKYKKGHAVPSGLASFMEPLVVFVRDEIARPNIGKKYEKYMGFLLTIFFLIWINNLIGLIPFFPFSANLSGNIAFTMTLAAFTLIVVNINGSKHYWSHIFAPPTHWALWPIMIPIEVIGILTKPFALMIRLFANISAGHIIILSLMSLIFVFKNVGVAGISVPFALFISVLELLVAALQAFIFTMLAALFIGQAVEEGH; this comes from the coding sequence ATGAGTAAATATTTAAAACTCAGTTCTTTAGCAGTTTTTATGCTGTTGTTAGGGTTCTCCAGTAACTTGCAAGCGCAAGATAAAAATGAGCACAATCTAGAGGATCGTGCCGCTGAAAAAGTGGATTTAGACCACTCACAGCTGGATGAGCATCATGAAGAAGCTGCGCACGGTGATGAGGAGGGTGAGTTTGATCCTGCTGAAATGATTTTGCATCATATTGGTGACACTCACGGTTTTCATGTATATGGTGAGGGCCATGATGCTGTTTCTGTTGCGTTGCCAGTTATCTTGTGGACAGATAACGGCTTGGTTACTTTCATGTCTTCAGCTTTTCATCATGATATAGAAGGTAGAGAAGTGGTAGAGCGCAATGGAATGCGTTTCGTGAATCTTCATGAACACATCTTTATGCTTGAAGAAGGAGCTACTACTCTAGAGTTAGATGATGAGCACCATCCGGTAAACGCTAGCGCGCCAGTTGACCTTTCTATTACCAAAAATGTATTCACACTTTTAATGTCAGCTGTTTTTCTTTGCTTGATATTTATACCTGTAGGAGGAAAATATAAGAAAGGACATGCGGTGCCAAGTGGACTTGCTTCCTTTATGGAGCCTCTTGTAGTATTTGTACGTGATGAAATCGCAAGACCTAATATTGGTAAGAAATACGAGAAGTATATGGGTTTCCTACTTACTATTTTCTTCCTTATTTGGATAAACAACCTTATCGGGCTTATTCCTTTCTTCCCTTTTAGTGCCAACCTTTCTGGTAACATTGCTTTTACTATGACTTTGGCCGCATTTACACTTATTGTAGTAAATATTAATGGTAGTAAGCATTACTGGAGCCATATCTTTGCACCACCCACCCACTGGGCTTTGTGGCCAATTATGATTCCTATTGAAGTTATTGGAATACTTACCAAGCCTTTCGCATTGATGATTCGTTTGTTTGCAAACATCTCTGCAGGTCACATTATTATTTTGAGTTTGATGTCCTTGATTTTTGTTTTCAAAAATGTGGGAGTAGCAGGAATCTCAGTGCCATTTGCACTATTTATATCAGTATTAGAGCTGTTGGTAGCAGCATTACAGGCCTTTATCTTCACCATGCTTGCAGCCCTATTTATTGGCCAAGCAGTAGAGGAAGGTCATTAA
- the atpE gene encoding ATP synthase F0 subunit C, giving the protein MSYAAIGAGLAVIGAGFGIGKIGGSAMDAIARQPEAAGKIQTAMIIAAALVEGVALFGVVVAFLK; this is encoded by the coding sequence ATGAGTTATGCTGCAATTGGAGCAGGTCTTGCTGTAATCGGTGCCGGATTCGGTATTGGTAAAATCGGTGGGAGTGCTATGGATGCTATTGCCCGTCAGCCTGAAGCTGCTGGTAAAATCCAAACTGCTATGATTATCGCTGCTGCACTTGTTGAGGGTGTTGCCCTTTTTGGTGTAGTAGTAGCCTTCTTGAAGTAA
- a CDS encoding F0F1 ATP synthase subunit B, whose amino-acid sequence MELVTPAIGLIVWTTLTFLILLFLLGKFAWKPILKAVKDRETSISDALKSADKAREEMEKLKSDNEQILREARAERDGILKDAREISEKMVADAKAKATAEGNKVIEQAREQIENQKMAAIVDLKNQVAKMSIDIAEKIIRKELSDKANQEALVGEQLQDFKLN is encoded by the coding sequence ATGGAATTAGTAACGCCCGCAATTGGACTGATCGTTTGGACCACTCTTACTTTCCTTATCCTACTTTTCCTTTTAGGGAAATTTGCTTGGAAACCGATCTTGAAAGCGGTAAAAGACCGTGAAACATCTATTTCAGATGCATTAAAATCTGCGGACAAGGCTCGCGAAGAAATGGAGAAATTGAAGTCTGACAATGAGCAGATTCTCCGTGAAGCAAGAGCTGAAAGAGACGGTATTCTAAAAGACGCCCGTGAGATTAGCGAAAAGATGGTAGCTGACGCAAAGGCAAAAGCTACTGCAGAAGGAAATAAAGTTATCGAGCAAGCTCGCGAGCAAATCGAAAACCAAAAAATGGCGGCTATTGTTGATTTGAAGAATCAGGTAGCTAAAATGTCAATCGACATTGCTGAAAAAATTATCCGCAAGGAACTTTCTGATAAAGCAAACCAGGAAGCTCTTGTTGGGGAGCAATTGCAAGATTTCAAATTAAACTAA
- the atpH gene encoding ATP synthase F1 subunit delta — MIVTALNRRYAKSLLDLSIEQNKLEESMKDMDYVMKVIASSRDLRVLLKSPIVNADKKEAILVNLFQGQISDLTFKFINIILSKGRESQLEGIAHGFLNLYRKNKGIEEAVVTSAVELSEAQRNDIREKLKGITGNSIEITEMIDPSIIGGVKIRVGDKQYNGSIAYQLDQLKRQFESNQYIADF; from the coding sequence ATGATAGTAACCGCATTAAATCGCAGATACGCAAAGTCTCTTCTTGATCTTTCTATCGAGCAAAATAAGCTTGAGGAAAGCATGAAGGATATGGACTATGTAATGAAGGTTATTGCTTCTTCAAGAGATTTGCGTGTATTGTTGAAGAGCCCAATTGTAAATGCTGATAAAAAGGAAGCGATTCTTGTCAACTTGTTTCAAGGACAGATAAGCGACCTTACCTTCAAGTTTATCAACATCATTTTGAGCAAAGGGCGTGAGTCTCAGCTTGAAGGTATTGCACACGGCTTTTTGAACCTTTACCGCAAAAATAAAGGTATAGAAGAGGCTGTAGTAACAAGTGCAGTAGAATTGAGCGAAGCTCAACGAAATGATATCCGCGAAAAGCTGAAAGGCATAACCGGAAACTCTATAGAAATTACAGAGATGATAGATCCATCAATTATTGGTGGTGTTAAAATCAGAGTTGGAGACAAGCAATATAACGGTAGCATCGCGTACCAGCTTGACCAGCTTAAGAGACAATTTGAGTCTAACCAGTATATAGCAGATTTTTAA
- the atpA gene encoding F0F1 ATP synthase subunit alpha — protein MADVNPAEVSAILRQQLAGFKSESELEEVGTVLQVGDGIARAYGLGKAQAGELVEFESGLRGIVLNLEEDNVGIVLLGPADNIKEGSTVKRTNRIASLKVGEGMLGRVVDTLGNPIDGKGPIQGETFEMPLERKAPGVIYRQPVTEPLQTGIKAIDSMIPVGRGQRELIIGDRQTGKSTVAIDTIINQKEFYDKGEPVFCIYVAIGQKGSTVAGIAKTLEDKGAMAYTVIVASNAADPAPMQFYAPFAGAAIGEYFRDTGRPALIVFDDLSKQAVAYREVSLLLRRPPGREAYPGDVFYLHSRLLERAAKVINDDEIASQMNDLPESLKGKVKGGGSLTALPIIETQAGDVSAYIPTNVISITDGQIFLESDLFLSGVRPAINVGISVSRVGGNAQIKSMKKVSGTLKLDQAQYRELEAFAKFGSDLDAATMGVINKGKRNVEILKQGVNSPVSVEKQIAIIYAGTKGLLNNVPVEKVKAFETEYISFLENKHQDILDTLRAGKLTDEVTDVLTKVAKELSANY, from the coding sequence ATGGCAGATGTAAACCCAGCTGAAGTATCAGCAATTTTAAGACAACAACTTGCAGGATTCAAATCTGAATCTGAGCTAGAAGAAGTAGGAACTGTATTGCAAGTAGGTGACGGTATTGCCCGCGCCTATGGTTTGGGCAAAGCTCAAGCCGGTGAATTGGTTGAATTTGAAAGTGGACTAAGAGGAATCGTACTTAACCTTGAAGAAGATAACGTAGGTATCGTACTATTAGGCCCAGCAGATAATATCAAAGAGGGTAGCACTGTAAAACGCACCAACCGTATCGCATCACTAAAAGTAGGTGAAGGTATGCTAGGTCGTGTGGTAGACACTCTTGGTAACCCTATTGATGGTAAAGGACCAATCCAAGGCGAAACTTTTGAAATGCCACTTGAGCGTAAAGCTCCTGGTGTTATCTATCGTCAGCCGGTAACTGAGCCACTTCAAACGGGTATCAAAGCGATTGACTCTATGATTCCTGTAGGAAGAGGTCAGCGTGAGTTGATTATTGGTGACCGTCAGACTGGTAAGTCTACCGTGGCGATTGATACCATCATCAACCAAAAAGAATTTTACGATAAGGGAGAGCCTGTATTCTGTATCTATGTGGCTATTGGCCAAAAAGGATCTACAGTGGCAGGTATTGCTAAAACCCTTGAAGATAAAGGAGCAATGGCTTACACTGTAATTGTAGCTTCAAATGCTGCTGATCCTGCACCAATGCAGTTTTACGCACCATTTGCCGGAGCTGCTATCGGTGAGTATTTCCGTGATACAGGTCGTCCTGCTTTGATCGTATTTGATGACTTGTCTAAGCAAGCTGTTGCATACCGTGAGGTATCTCTACTATTGAGACGTCCTCCAGGTCGTGAGGCTTACCCTGGTGATGTATTTTACCTACACAGCCGCTTATTGGAGCGTGCCGCTAAGGTGATCAATGATGATGAAATCGCATCTCAGATGAACGATCTTCCAGAGTCATTGAAGGGTAAAGTAAAAGGTGGTGGTTCACTTACCGCTCTTCCAATTATCGAAACTCAGGCGGGTGATGTATCAGCATATATTCCTACCAACGTAATTTCGATTACTGACGGACAGATCTTCTTGGAATCTGACTTGTTCCTATCAGGTGTGCGTCCTGCAATTAACGTAGGTATTTCTGTATCACGTGTAGGAGGTAACGCTCAGATTAAGTCGATGAAGAAAGTATCGGGTACCCTTAAGCTTGACCAAGCTCAGTACCGCGAACTAGAAGCATTTGCTAAGTTTGGTTCTGACCTTGATGCTGCCACTATGGGAGTAATCAACAAAGGAAAGCGTAACGTGGAAATCCTTAAGCAAGGTGTAAACAGCCCTGTGTCTGTAGAAAAGCAAATTGCTATCATTTATGCAGGTACCAAGGGATTGCTTAACAATGTTCCTGTAGAAAAAGTGAAAGCTTTTGAAACTGAGTATATCAGCTTTTTGGAAAACAAGCACCAAGACATTTTGGATACTTTGAGAGCTGGAAAACTTACCGATGAAGTTACTGATGTATTGACGAAAGTAGCTAAGGAATTATCAGCGAATTACTAG
- the atpG gene encoding ATP synthase F1 subunit gamma encodes MANLKELRNRITSVSSTMQITSAMKMVSAAKLKRAQDAITEMRPYAQKLEEILVNVSATLDASEGEYARKADNVQKVLLVAISSNRGLAGAFNANIMKAVSNEVSANSNVEYTVFSIGKKVFEAAGRRGLNQIGERNSIYDDLTFENVSEIAEMLMEKFRKGEYDRIELVYNQFKNAAVQRVQVEQFLPVREVEGGNSTSQTDYIYEPSKEEILEDLIPKSLKTQLFKALLDSNASEHGARMTAMHKATDNASDLRKQLKLSYNQARQAAITNEILEIVGGAEALNG; translated from the coding sequence ATGGCGAACTTAAAGGAATTAAGAAATAGAATTACCTCGGTATCATCTACCATGCAGATTACCTCTGCTATGAAGATGGTATCTGCTGCAAAGCTAAAGCGCGCGCAGGATGCTATTACCGAGATGCGTCCTTATGCCCAAAAGCTTGAAGAGATATTGGTAAACGTAAGTGCCACTCTTGACGCTAGCGAAGGGGAGTATGCTCGCAAGGCTGATAATGTGCAAAAAGTGCTTTTGGTAGCTATATCTTCTAACCGTGGATTGGCCGGAGCATTTAATGCCAACATCATGAAGGCTGTGTCTAACGAGGTGAGCGCAAACTCTAATGTAGAATACACTGTTTTTTCCATTGGTAAAAAAGTGTTTGAAGCTGCAGGTAGAAGAGGGCTTAACCAGATTGGAGAGCGCAATAGCATTTATGATGATCTTACTTTTGAAAATGTAAGTGAGATTGCTGAAATGCTAATGGAGAAATTCCGCAAAGGAGAGTACGATAGAATTGAATTGGTGTATAACCAGTTTAAGAATGCAGCTGTACAGCGCGTACAAGTAGAGCAGTTTTTGCCGGTACGCGAAGTAGAAGGTGGCAACAGTACTTCACAAACGGATTACATCTATGAGCCTTCAAAAGAAGAAATTCTTGAAGACCTTATTCCTAAGTCATTAAAGACACAACTTTTCAAAGCTTTGCTTGATAGCAATGCTTCTGAGCACGGGGCACGTATGACGGCTATGCACAAAGCAACCGACAACGCTTCTGACCTTAGAAAGCAATTGAAACTGTCGTACAACCAAGCGCGTCAGGCAGCTATTACCAACGAAATCCTAGAGATTGTGGGTGGTGCTGAGGCATTGAACGGATAG
- a CDS encoding heme NO-binding domain-containing protein, translating to MKGIVFTEFLQMVEDAHDYELVDQIINDVDPESEGVYTAVGTYSHTEIVALVVAYAQRSEQEVGEVLRKFGHHLLMVFHKSYPEFFEPNPTAFDLFSSIDNYIHIEVAKLYPDAELPRFEINKKTSGEMVMTYTSERKMSDLALGLIEKTLEHYKEDANIQRDFLNEDGSLVRFTITAQ from the coding sequence ATGAAAGGCATTGTATTTACTGAGTTTCTGCAAATGGTTGAGGACGCTCACGACTATGAGTTGGTGGATCAAATCATAAACGATGTGGACCCGGAATCAGAGGGTGTGTATACCGCGGTGGGTACCTATAGCCATACTGAGATAGTCGCGTTAGTAGTGGCTTATGCTCAGCGATCTGAGCAAGAGGTTGGTGAAGTACTTAGAAAGTTTGGGCATCATCTTCTTATGGTTTTTCACAAGTCCTATCCAGAATTTTTTGAACCCAACCCAACGGCTTTCGATCTCTTTAGCTCAATAGATAATTATATCCATATTGAGGTTGCTAAGCTTTACCCTGATGCGGAGTTGCCTAGGTTTGAAATCAATAAAAAGACTTCTGGAGAAATGGTGATGACGTATACTTCTGAAAGAAAAATGTCGGATTTAGCATTGGGACTTATTGAAAAAACCCTCGAGCATTATAAAGAGGATGCTAATATCCAACGCGATTTTTTGAATGAAGACGGTAGCTTAGTGAGATTTACAATCACTGCACAATAA